The Bradyrhizobium oligotrophicum S58 genome contains the following window.
CGCGGGCTTCGCGCTCGGTCGGCGTCAGCAGGGTCATGCCCTTGAAACGCGAGACGTCGCCGGTCTGCGAGGACACCTGGCTGTCGGCTGCCATCATCACGCCCTGGGCGCGGGCGCGATCCGCGATCGCGTCGACCAGATCCTGCGGCAGGCAGCCATAGTTGAAGCAGGAGAACAGCAAAAGATCACAGGTCTTCAGAGCGCGCTCGACCGAGGTCAGCATCTGGCGCTGCAGGTCGGCATCGGAGGCGTGCTGGCGCAGGTGATTGACGCGGAGAAGCGTCTTGTTGAGCGCGCGAAAACGCTGCTTGCGCGTGGTCGGCCGGCTCTGGTCGGTGAAGGCGTTGAAGTTGACGCCATGCTGTTCCAGCGTGTTGCGGGCGAACCGCGCCGCTTCGTCGTCTCCGACCAGGGTGAAGAATTTCACGTCGGCCCCGAGGCCATGCGCATGCGCCGCGACCGCGCCGGCGCCGCCGACGAAGGTGCGGGTCATCAGCGGCGTCACGACGATGGTCGGGTCTTCCTGGGACATGCCGACCGCATCGCAGGTGACGTATTCGTCCACGATCAGATCGCCGATGACGGCCACCCGCATGCCGGAGAGCTTGCGGAGCAGATCCTTCAAATTCGAGATCTCGAAGCCGTGCCGCTTGGGGAATTCCTGCGGCTTGCGGACGGTGGAGATGTCGATGTTCGCGTCGCGTTCCAGAAGCGCGAGAGACGCAAAGCGCAGTTCACCGGACGAGAAGATCAGACGTCCGCCATAGGCGTCGACGGCCTCCTGCTCGGGATTGGCGCGGTCCTCGAACTCCTTGCCCTTGACGACGACGGTCGGCTTCAGATGCGCAATGAAGTCGGACGCCGATGTCTCCAAACGCACGACATGGTGCACAAACGCGATCGACCGCACGTTCTCGAGGCGCATGTCCTGCGTCAAGGTCACGCCGGGCGTGGAATCCGGGTTGACGCCCACGACGAGCACGTCGGCCTGCTCGGCCGCGAACTTCAAAAGCCGCAAATGTCCGGGGTGCACGACGTTGAAATTGCCTGACACGAACGCAATCGTCTGCCCAGATTCGCAGGATTCGCGAATGGTCTGGCAGGCGAGATCCATCTGCGCAGTATCGGTCACCTGATCCAAGGATTTCGCCTCCGGCTCGAGCGGGGTGAGGTCATATAGCCAGTCATCCTGCTATTCGCCCCGACTCACATCTGTAGTGCTTGTGTACTTCTGGCTTGGCACAACCGTTCCGGCACTCAGTTCCGGATTTGCCTTGATCATCGCTCAACATTGATTCCACTGTCGAAAATCAAGATCGTCACTTGATTGGCCCGATGAACATGGTGCCCACCCGTCGTTTCTCGTGTCTCTTTATCAGGTGTGCGGAGCAGCACAAACAATCCTGTGAGCATGACATTCGGTTTCTGAATTTGGATGCTCTGTTGCTCCCTCGGCAGAGCGCCCGCGCACGCCGTCGCCCGCGCTCCCGGCGGTGCACTGAATGGTCATATGCCTGGCGTTCCCAGGCCAATTGACGTTTCGTCTATTAAGCACGGTCCTCGCCATGGTTGGCGAAGGACAGGAAGCGAGGCTGAAATTCTTGTCCAAGGCCAGCAAAACCTGCGAATCAAGGCCAGCTGGTTCAGTGATAGAGGTCGAACTGTTCGCCCTTGCCCCGATCGAGGTCAGCCGTCAGAGCGCCCCGGTCGATGAGCGGGAACAGCTTGCTGAACTCGGGTCGGGTCAGCAGGGTAAGATAGGTTTTGAGCATACCCCGCTCGGAGGGATGCGCGGGATCGAAGAAGTTGTTCGAATCCTGCGATATCTCGGTGCGGCTCATGTCGAAAAACGGGATCCCGAGCCGGGCAAATCTCTCGGCGGTCTGTGGACTTTTGAGCTCGCGCCAGTGGCCGGAATAGGGCCAGTAGGCTTTGTCCGTATCGAGGAAGGCAGCCGCGCTCTCCAGGAATGGATATTGGATCGCAACCACCGAGAAGCCCCGATCGCGAGACAGTCGGGACAAGCGCTCGACCTCGCGAAACTGCCTTTCGTTAAGGTGAGATGTGCCCCAGAAAGATAGGATGTATTGAGCGCCTCGGGACAATGTCTCGGCCGACGTGCTTCGGTAGGGCGGGGCGACGATGACCGAACCGTCCTTGCGGAATCCGAACTTTCCGCGGATCGCCTCCGGACCCACCAATAGGTTGTTGTCGACTGGCTCGACTTGCGGAACCAGGAGCGCCGACCGGATCGTTTCAACGTTTCCGCTGGTCCGGATCAAGAAATCTACCACGCTGTGCAACTCCCGTCGGTGCGAATCGGGGCCCCGGTCGAAGCCCATCGTGCGTTCCTTCCGCCATGCTTCGGCAAGGATATCGTCGAACAGGAAGTAATCCAGCGCGACAATAACGACCCGCGGCTTCGCGATCGTCGTGGCACGATCTATGAAATCCACGACGTGCGCGAGCGGCCACGCCGTCAGACAGGCGTTGTAGGTGACATAAGGGCGGAACATCTGCTCGCGGGCTTGGCCGCAACGTGAACTTCCCACCAGCAGGACCTCGGGGCGAATCTGCCTGATTCGCTCGAGCTTGTAGGGCGCATAGTCCTTGAACGCACCGAGCCAGACGAGCCGGTCGCTGCGCGACTGCTCCATGGCAATTTCCGAAAGGGGGACCGTCGCGCCCAATCGCCAGGCAGCCCACTCCAAGGCTGCCAGCAGCGGCACGAATACGACAGCAAACAGCGTCATGGCTATCGCGAGGTACCGAGTCAACGGTCGCACCCATTCGATGATTTTTTATGCTGCAAGCTCGCGGCGGCAACATCCTGAAGTCGATGACGCGGGCATTCAGGCTAGTGGTGAAAACGGACTGCTGCAAGAACGCCGTCTTGCGCTCGGCGCTTAGTAGGTGGAGAGAGAGTTTTGGATCTTTGTGGGATCCATGCTCGGAAGGTAGTTCCGAAACTCCGGATCGTTGAGCAGATGGAGCATGACCCTTGCGGCGCCGGTGTCGGCCAAGTGATATGCATCCACAAAGCTGGTGGTCTCGTCCGCCATGGGCAGGCGCGCCAGATCAAAGAAGGAAATCCCGAGCTTTCGCAACCATTCTCGGGTTTCGTCGGCGGCAAACTCCCGCCAAGCTCCGAATCCGTGGGGACCGTTCTGGTCGCGATCCAGCAGGTCGATACCAGCGCGGATGAATGGCAACTGAACACCGACGAGCTTCACGCCGCGGGATCTTGCGATCTCGGCGAGTCGCGCGATCGGCTGCTTCAGCCATGGTGAGACGCCTGCTGCGCGAGGGAGAGTCTCAGCAAGCGTCTCGGCGTTCATGTAATGTAAACGCGCGTCGGCAATGTGACCGGGCGAGTAGAGGTAGGATCCATCACTGCGGAAGCCCTCCTCACGAAAGATGGATTGGGTGCCGATGAACGCGCTCGGCGCGTTCAAGTAGTTCCGGAATGTCGCCGGATGTCGCGTTGCCGTCCGCGCAAAATCCAGCAGGCTCGACCTGA
Protein-coding sequences here:
- a CDS encoding PfkB family carbohydrate kinase, whose translation is MDQVTDTAQMDLACQTIRESCESGQTIAFVSGNFNVVHPGHLRLLKFAAEQADVLVVGVNPDSTPGVTLTQDMRLENVRSIAFVHHVVRLETSASDFIAHLKPTVVVKGKEFEDRANPEQEAVDAYGGRLIFSSGELRFASLALLERDANIDISTVRKPQEFPKRHGFEISNLKDLLRKLSGMRVAVIGDLIVDEYVTCDAVGMSQEDPTIVVTPLMTRTFVGGAGAVAAHAHGLGADVKFFTLVGDDEAARFARNTLEQHGVNFNAFTDQSRPTTRKQRFRALNKTLLRVNHLRQHASDADLQRQMLTSVERALKTCDLLLFSCFNYGCLPQDLVDAIADRARAQGVMMAADSQVSSQTGDVSRFKGMTLLTPTEREARVALNDFISGLAVISERLVERARTKNLVITLGAEGALINTMAEGVFTSDRLPAFNPSPKDVSGAGDSFFMACSMGLRAGADIWQASYLGSLAAALQVSRVGNLPLTTAELVREIDETGFSQE